Part of the Primulina huaijiensis isolate GDHJ02 chromosome 15, ASM1229523v2, whole genome shotgun sequence genome is shown below.
TGCTGGTATATTTTATCACTAGTTCTGTAAATTTTTTCCAACCTTTCTCTATGCGTCACTTTTTGGAGCCCATATTTCTTATTGCTCCACCACTTGGTTAGGTTTTTCATGTCGATTAAATTGGTCAATATTATGAATCCATTATCTTACACCACACATATTCTTTGCCAGGGGTTGATTCGTTTTATGAGTATTTGCTTAAAGCCCACATTTTATTTGGGAGAGATGAGTTGTGGAAGATGTTTCAGCCTGCTTACCTGGCTgtccaaaaatattttagacACGGGCCATGGTACTATAGTCAATCAACTTTCCAATCTTAAAATGTATATATTTGCCATGTTCATAAACATATTCCTTCACCGTGTAAGGCACTAAGGTGTAATTTGTGAACTATCTGTTTTCCCTAGTTTCAAGGCACAGTTttatttgttcaaatgatattttacgatgCCCGACTTTAAGGATGACCAGATCAGATATTATGTAAAACATTTAATTCTCATTAGGTACCATGAAGCTGACATGAGGACAGGAAGAGCAACATACTGGCAACTCACAAGCCTTCAAGCATTTTGGCCTGGTCTCCAGGTATACGTAGCTCCATTCACCATATATTAAATCGTCAATTTGAACCATAAGGTAAACATCTTTCTGTAATGGTGATTATAGGTTCTTATTGGGGATATTGCAGCTGCTAACTCATCGCACCGTGAATTTTTCTATGTATGGCAAAAGTTTGGAGTACTACCGGAAAGGTATCAGTtaccatgttttattttaatattatctatatatagtCCTTGAGGTTGCAAGGTGGatgataaatttgttttatctaTTCATGTATGTTTAGGTACTTATTAGATCATCAGACGTTGCATCCTACGGAGAAATATTATCCTTTACGTCCAGAGTTGGCAGAATCCACCTTTTATCTATATCAAGCAACCAAAGGTCTATTCTTTTGTCTTAAATTATATTGTAAATTGTAATCAGCCTTTTCACCACGTATCAGGAGTGATGGCTTGCACACGTGTTGATTGACCCTGGAACTTAAAATTTGTGTGTTATGTTGAGAGAGTTGATGTTTGGATTAAAGTGATCTTTACAACTTACTTTTTTCCCTGTTGTTTAAGACTTGTTTACAACTAAACTTTTATTCCAAGAGGTTTCACTCATTTAGCCAGTAGTGGTCCGTTTTCAGGAATGTCTGCACTTAGAGTATACAAGCTTGTTGACCATTTTAGATGTGTTGCAGACAATGCATAACCTTTTATATGTTTAAAGCATTCTGAAGTCTCAAATTCATAATATTCTTTCAATTTTGAATTTCGCTGTGTCATGCTACTGCATTGTATGTTACTGTGTTGcatgacataattttttgttATCATCAGATCCTTGGTATCTAGAAGTAGGTGAGTCAATTGTTGATTCTCTGAATTTTCACACTCGAGTTGAAGGTGGCTTTGCTAGCATTCGAGACGTCACAACTATGGAGTTGGAAGATCATCAGCATAGCTTCTTTCTTGCTGAAACGTAAGCATATAATATTTTCCATTAGCCAGGCGTAAAATATACATGATTTTCTCTCCATTATATGACAACAAATTCAATTGCTATATAACTTTACCAAGCGTGTTTGCAGCAGTAAAAATCTAATAAAAGCTTGTGTGGTAAATTTTTAGGGTGATTAGCTCAGGTACTTTTCTTATGATCTGTTATTACACAGGTGCAAATACTTGTATCTTCTATTTGATGACTCATTTTTGGTCAACCGAAATTATGTTTTTACAACCGAAGGTCATCCATTGCCTATTTTAAGCTCTTGGCATGAAAAACTTCCGGAGGCCTATTCTCCCAGTAATTGGACAGTCATCAAGGTGCACCTTCTTTTCCCCTTCAACTTCTTCAAAGTCATATATTTTACATACCTTGCAATCAAGGGCAACTCAATAGGGAAAAAATATGTACAGTTTCTCAAAAACTGCAAGTTTTGGGGCAATCCCTTTAGCAGAGTGATGATTCTTGAGCAGGCCTATATCCCCCAGTAAATGACATTTCATTTATTTATGGCTTAAAATGGAAGCTATCACTTTATGCAGAGCGTAAAGAAGCCAAGGCGTGTTAGTGCAATGTCATTACAAATATGTCCTGCTATCATACCAAATTGCAGGCACAACCATCAGCTGCTCGAGAGTGCTTGTCACATACCTGATGCTCGTGCTGATCACAGATGTCTCATAGATGAGGATTGTGGTGTTGATTCTACTTCTTGTAGACGAAGATTGTGCAGTTCCGCAGGCTACTGTGGTATATGGCAGTTGTTGTGATACTTTTTCTCCCCAAAATTGTCTTATGACAAGGAATAATGAATACCCTCTTGTTGGGAACCCACAGGCTTAAAGTTAGTCTCAggtacactaggatatcatacGTAGGTATATGGGAACATAGAAGAGTTCGAACTTATTTCATTTATTAATCTCATGTCACAATCTTGCAATCAAAGGTTTAGATGGAGAAGAACATGTTTCGGCCAAGGATTCTGGTAAATGACAATGTATCATACAGCTTCTTGGATATTTTTTGTCTGACATACATGCTTTGTTTCGCCTTCTTATTGATGTTTCGCGCTTTCGCGTAACAGGTTGAGCAAGCAGATAAAATAATCTGAGTTTGCAATCAAGAGAAGTGTGAGTTTGATCAAATTTGAATGTTGGTGGTCAGAAGTCAGAACAAAGAGTTGATCCTGTATATATGTTGTTAAGAGTCAAGTCAcctctattatttttttttttccaaaaaaaacacataaaatattaagaaaatatgatGCTTTAATTGCACGATATTCTGGTAAACGAAAGGTTCATCCATCCAACCGTCCTTACAAAAAATCAACACGCCTAATTACCTAACTTAAAACTATTCCGTTTAGATCCAAATTTAAGACGAGATTTGGAACTCGAGACttaattataacaaaaatttgtgaaaaaatttcaaatttaagatttgatttgaatttcgagattcaattataataaaaaaatccgtcaaccaaactcaaaaaataaaaaaatagagctGATATCAATAAGACCCAATAACCAGGATTTGAATGCAGTGGTGGTGTCTGAAGCAACAACCACTAGGCTGTTTTTTGCAATGGCCCTTTTTCCTTATTTATTCTcctttttttctaaaataaataattttatgattttcaaatattttattataattcttaattaaaataaatgtattatTATTTCTTGGCCATTAATTAAATCTCGTAAAAAAAAACTGGTAAAATATCGTGTCTCATATGGGGCCCACGCGCTTCGTTTACCCAAATGGGGACCCCACCCCCCACCAATCTTCCTCGGCAACAAACCCTAATCGGTCCTCAACTATTCCTATCAAAGCTGAAGCAAACCCTTGGATGATCCGAGAAACAGAGCTCGATTTGTTGAACTTATTTGTTCATTGCTACTGAAAACTAAATGGTTCAACTTTTACTGCCCCTTCCATCCACCATCGATCTTTTCTCGTCCTACCAAACAAAGCCTGTTCATCAGTTGTCATTCCTCTTGCGTGTATATGCATTGTTTTGCATCTGTAGTTGTTGCTTATGCTGGTTTGGCTTTGATAGTGTTAGCTTTTCGCTGGACTGCCgcatttttgttttcttgtcACGGCCAGAAAGCAAGATTGCTGTTGCTTCTGGTATCCATACCCTTTTGATTTCTCTGAACCGATAGTGGGAATTTATAAGGTACAGAAATTGGAGCGTAGATTGCTCGTTTGACTGGTGGTGAGGCTTGGGAAATGTCGTCCAAGCGGCAACAAAGAGAGGAAGGCACTTCTTTGGACGAAACCCGCCCTCGGAAAACACCTTCTAGgtggatttttttttgtgtttttcttaTTGATCTTTCATATATTATTCGAAATATCTTTTCTATAGAGGGTTGCTGATTTTTGAGATACTTCATGTTTTGGCTTTTGGTGGTTCGATTTTGAGCGTTGTCAAGGTAAAAGTATAACGATGGAGGGGAAGTGCAacttgtttatttgtttttgtcggtgaaaaaagaaaaatagttcGGCCTCTTAATCCTTTGTAAGGATTGAAATTGTATTAGAATTGGGTTGTTTGAGTTTTGTGCTCGATGATAATTAAGGGAAAATAGATTAGGAATTAGGATGCATATGATTCTTCAAAAATAAGGAACTTTAGAGCTGATTGACAGTATTCTGTGTGAACTTGTAAATGTGTCTTAATGAATGATATGTCCATTACTGTGTTTAATTCTGGAGAACATGGTAGTCACTGAGATTGGCTCCTTGGTGCTATCAGTTGTAAGAAGGAATCCCTATGATGGATGCTTTGGGACAATGTCATTTGAGAGTACATCTTTGTAAATTTTAGAAAGTTTTAATTGATTGTTGTACTGATTAATTTCTTATACTTTTTATAGTGCTGTGCTGGATGTCATGAAACTGTGTAGATGCCAGAATCTTGATGCAGTTTTGGAGCCTTTGATTCGCCGAGTGGTAATTTCAATTATACATTGTGGTTGTTTATAAAGTATTTGTATGTGGAAAATGCATGTGGCACTACATTAACAATGTTTGGCAGGCGGATTTTTTTTACACATTGAGATTTCTCTCTAGAATTTGGTACCCTAGATTGGTGTGTAAGTTTATTCTGGATTGACTTGGATCACTTCCAGTAAATTCTTGCTCTATATTCCTAGTGTATATGTCGTGACGATGAATAACTGACTTTTGAACTAGTCTCTATACTCTTCAGTTTGGCACCTTGTTTGCAACCACATGCTTCATGGccatatgttgtaaagaaaCCTCCGACTTTCATTCTTTAGTCAAATGAGATGAGATAGGACACTTActttatcaaaatttgtttGATACCTCAAGTTGCAAGCCAAGCCGTGGATATTCTTTTCTTGTCTGAAATCTGTATTCTTGTTATCTTGTATAAATAAATTCCTTAGAAATGACCGTAAATGCTCATTTATCCTGAACTGCATCCAATTGGTCCAGGCTTTGCTGTTGTCGTATCAATTACTATTAGAACACAATTAATTTGTGTTGACTTTGACTGGGTGATACTTTTTCATGCACTACAGGTTAGAGAGGAAGTGGATATAGcatttagaaaatatttgattGCGAAGACACGGTAtgacataaaaaatttcagtgTAGAAAGCAAATAGACCAACACAGGGTTCTAGTGACTTTAAATTACTAACTGTTtattttttcttgtgttttctaTCTAAATTTTGTAGGAATTATGAGAAAGATACACACATTTCTGAACTAAGGAGTTTACGGTTACAATTTTCAAAAGCTATATCTCTTCCCGTATTTACGGGGACTCTCATTTTAGGAAAAGGAAGTACCACTATGGAAGTTAATTTAATTGACGCACTTACTAGAGAAATTGTTTTCGATGGTCTCGAATCCTCCGCAAAGGTGGAAATCGTAGTTCTTGAAGGAGATTTTATTGGTGATGGCGGCGACAATTGGACACTTGAGGAGTTCACAAATAATATTGTGAGGGAGCGGGAACGGAAAAAATCCCTTCTAAGTGGAGAAGTTATCACGATTCTTAAAAATGGAAAAGGTTCCTTGGGTGATGTTTCGTTTACTGATAATTCAAGCTGGACAAGAAGTCGTAGATTCAGGCTGGGGGCTCGACTTGTTGACAATTTTGGTGACATCAGAGTAAGAGAGGCAATATCAGAACCATTTGTTGTAAGAGATCATCGTGGAGAATGTGAGTAGTTTTATTTTTATccttttcaatatttttattataaatctGAAATTTGGTTTTCCCTGGTTCTCATAAAGTACTCCCACTGTAGCTCATAACACATGATGAATACCATTCATTTAGTTGCTCCATCAAAGTAGTTTTCTTAATGGACCAAATTTACATCAGTAATGATTTGTATTCTGAAAATATATTGCACTATGCTCCAGATTGTCTTATACACACACATGCATGCATATGTGCATACACATGCATATGTTGCATAAACTCCTGATTTGTCTgatgccaaaatttttttgtCGAGATTCTTCTGCCTTTTTAGGCTCTAATTTTTCCTCTTCATATCCTGTGAAATGCTCAGCTTTGTTATTGTTCTTTTACATTCTTATAGCTGATGAAAATAGAAGTAGAGAAACATATATAATTCTACCTGTGGTACACAGACTATGTTGTCTGTATCAAGTGACTAATATAACATTtgcttttttcctttttctctcTTAAGTGTACAAGAAGCACCACCCTCCATCTCTTGTTGATGAAGTGTGGCGGTTGGAAAATATTGGCAAAGATGGAGCTTTTCACAGACGGTTGAGCAATGAAAATGTTAATTCCGTGCAAGACTTTCTGATTTTACACTTCTCAGACCCCACAAAGCTTCGAAATGTAAGATTTGATATAGTACTTATAATAAATAGTtgacaaaaatttcatttacatTTGTGTATGGTATGTTTGATGGAATTGGTGGGCGGCAGTGTGATCTATTTATTTTGCAAGCTTACGGGGTCACGCCAAGaagtttttgtaaaataaaacctcagaaatgatttttttcctAATCATATGAGTATTGCTTCAGAGTGTTGCATCTGATTTTTTAGATGCACTTTTTTGCAGAAGAAAATGCCATTTCCTCTGTGTTCATGTTATGTTCacaatttgttttttaaaaaattccacAGATTCTTGGTGTAGGTATATCTGCTAAAAAGTGGGAAGCCACTGTGGAGCATGCTCAGACATGTACTTTTGACAggaaattatattattacgaTTCGGGTAGATCTTTACAAAAGAATGGCGCGGTTTTTAATATGGTGGGACAAGTGATGGGGATGATCTCAAATGGCCAGTATGTTCTCGCTGATAAGCTGACTGAATCAGAGAAGGCAAGCTTTactttattgttttttatacatatttggGAACTAAAGCCATGTCCGTTGTTTCAGGATGATGCCCGTGAGTTGGTTCTCTGTGCCTTTAGGAATCGAGACAAAATTGTCACTTTTGATGAAGCATCTACACCTACCTCATCTTGTTTGTCATTTGTCCAATCTTCTCCGGGCTTCCCATCTAAGGGTCGAGATTTAAGCTCTCCCAAGATCGGTGAAAACTACTCCCAACCAAATGCCACGTCCCCAGACTGTAACCAGTCAATATTTTCAATTGGAGGCGTAAGCAATTTTGATGATTGCTTGCACGACATTGATCCCCTAGATAATATCGGGTACGATCAATCTTTTAGTTTCCCTTTCCCGGCTACGGACAGCTTAATCTGTGACACAGATTCAATTGGCCCACCGTTATCGAACTATCATCTACAGTACTTTGAGGCAGATTGTTCAAATTTGGAATCATCACCGGACTTACTAAGTGATATGGATGCTCTCATTCCTGATTCGGTCATTCAAATTAATGGAGCAAAATGGCGTTGGAATGTATTAATCAGCATAGTAAGATGGTGTTGCTATCTGAAACGAATCGTGGCTAGAAAAACTCGTGTCAAGAAAATTTCAAGACGTTGTTAGTGACGACTGTTGGCACAACAGTTGGTGTGAAGTCTACAATAATGGTACAGATTCGGGTGCTCCCCGGCTCGATTTGGGAAAGAATTTTAGTTAGactttatacacacacacacatatatgcatcGTACATACGTGTAAATTCACTACTAGAAGTTCTGTATACGGCTGTCGGGTGGAGCTATATATTTCTTGGGGTGGCCTGTATTTCATCCGGGATCTTGTCTCTGTACAAATTCATTtgattttgagaaatttttttgataCTTGCTCCGGCCCTGGTTACAGTTTGTGTCACGATTTAACAgacttttttttataacttttcaACCCCAATTTAAAGAGTTGATCTTGCGTGAGACGATTTTCGTCATATAGATTGATATGATCTAGGTTTCAaatgaatataaaaataatatttcttagTTGTCGAGTTggagatctgtatcacaaaaatgatttgCGATTGTCTTGTAAGAATtttgtattaattaaattaccgaATGCTCGCTGCTACTCCTTTCACACAGAGTAACATCAAGtacaaataaataatcaatttacatatttttcatacaaataTTAGAAAAAGTGAATTGAGGATAAACAATCCTAGGtttaatgatattattatcAGTAGAAAATTTTACCAAATATCGAATATAAAATCATTATCTGGGTAATATTCAGTTTGATAGAAGCCTCTTTCGATTTGAATTAGACTTTCATATTTGTGTataaatttttgtgttattGTTTGCCAATTGTTGTCGACAACATCTTATAGTGGGTGGTCATGTCTTCCGCTAATTAGTTGTCTTGTTTTTCTGTAGTGGTTGACGGTTGagtatatatcatatatttatttatgtcgAATAATCTTTTGTTTTGAGGTCCTCGATGAAAATGTGTGGACTTGTTCCTACAAGATGTTTTCGTTCAATTCTTGGCAGAAAATCTTTTCCAAATTCTGGCTCTTTCTGGTTTGGACATTATGGACAGATCTCTTCCGACCATCTTCCAATGTGAGTCA
Proteins encoded:
- the LOC140959082 gene encoding calmodulin-binding protein 60 A-like isoform X1; translated protein: MSSKRQQREEGTSLDETRPRKTPSSAVLDVMKLCRCQNLDAVLEPLIRRVVREEVDIAFRKYLIAKTRNYEKDTHISELRSLRLQFSKAISLPVFTGTLILGKGSTTMEVNLIDALTREIVFDGLESSAKVEIVVLEGDFIGDGGDNWTLEEFTNNIVRERERKKSLLSGEVITILKNGKGSLGDVSFTDNSSWTRSRRFRLGARLVDNFGDIRVREAISEPFVVRDHRGELYKKHHPPSLVDEVWRLENIGKDGAFHRRLSNENVNSVQDFLILHFSDPTKLRNILGVGISAKKWEATVEHAQTCTFDRKLYYYDSGRSLQKNGAVFNMVGQVMGMISNGQYVLADKLTESEKASFTLLFFIHIWELKPCPLFQDDARELVLCAFRNRDKIVTFDEASTPTSSCLSFVQSSPGFPSKGRDLSSPKIGENYSQPNATSPDCNQSIFSIGGVSNFDDCLHDIDPLDNIGYDQSFSFPFPATDSLICDTDSIGPPLSNYHLQYFEADCSNLESSPDLLSDMDALIPDSVIQINGAKWRWNVLISIVRWCCYLKRIVARKTRVKKISRRC
- the LOC140959082 gene encoding calmodulin-binding protein 60 A-like isoform X2; its protein translation is MSSKRQQREEGTSLDETRPRKTPSSAVLDVMKLCRCQNLDAVLEPLIRRVVREEVDIAFRKYLIAKTRNYEKDTHISELRSLRLQFSKAISLPVFTGTLILGKGSTTMEVNLIDALTREIVFDGLESSAKVEIVVLEGDFIGDGGDNWTLEEFTNNIVRERERKKSLLSGEVITILKNGKGSLGDVSFTDNSSWTRSRRFRLGARLVDNFGDIRVREAISEPFVVRDHRGELYKKHHPPSLVDEVWRLENIGKDGAFHRRLSNENVNSVQDFLILHFSDPTKLRNILGVGISAKKWEATVEHAQTCTFDRKLYYYDSGRSLQKNGAVFNMVGQVMGMISNGQYVLADKLTESEKDDARELVLCAFRNRDKIVTFDEASTPTSSCLSFVQSSPGFPSKGRDLSSPKIGENYSQPNATSPDCNQSIFSIGGVSNFDDCLHDIDPLDNIGYDQSFSFPFPATDSLICDTDSIGPPLSNYHLQYFEADCSNLESSPDLLSDMDALIPDSVIQINGAKWRWNVLISIVRWCCYLKRIVARKTRVKKISRRC
- the LOC140959183 gene encoding alpha-mannosidase I MNS5, which codes for MCPRSRGTWVLIFLVIVATLYTETSSSKVDPFAAKKKRMSEKVRQMFYHAYGNYMTYAFPHDELKPLTKTFTDSLIELGNLKLERLPQRYNGSALTLIESLSSLAILGNDTEFGRAVHWLSENLTFDVDARINLFECNIRVLGGLVSAHILATDSTNRLTGGTYKNQLLVLAEELGQRFLPAFDTPTGLPYAWINLKYGVMENEITETSTSGCGSLILEMGALSHLTGDPRFESVALRALRKLWSMRSSLNLLGTTLDVETGEWIEYSSGIGAGVDSFYEYLLKAHILFGRDELWKMFQPAYLAVQKYFRHGPWYHEADMRTGRATYWQLTSLQAFWPGLQVLIGDIAAANSSHREFFYVWQKFGVLPERYLLDHQTLHPTEKYYPLRPELAESTFYLYQATKDPWYLEVGESIVDSLNFHTRVEGGFASIRDVTTMELEDHQHSFFLAETCKYLYLLFDDSFLVNRNYVFTTEGHPLPILSSWHEKLPEAYSPSNWTVIKSVKKPRRVSAMSLQICPAIIPNCRHNHQLLESACHIPDARADHRCLIDEDCGVDSTSCRRRLCSSAGYCGIWQLL